One part of the Neomonachus schauinslandi unplaced genomic scaffold, ASM220157v2 HiC_scaffold_987, whole genome shotgun sequence genome encodes these proteins:
- the CD68 gene encoding macrosialin isoform X2, translating into MGPAVVFLGALVGLLAAQGTGNDCPHKKSATLLPSFTVTLTPTATESTASPATTSHGTTTAGATSHEPMTATHRPTTTPRHGNTTVHPTTSNSTATSPASTSSPHPGPPPPPPSPSPGPQEAIGDYTWTNGSQPCVRLQARIQIGVVYPTQGGGKAWGISVLNPNKTKPQGDCEGAHPHLLLSFPFGQLSFGFEQEPRQGAVYLNYLALEYNVSFPQAAQWTFSGQNSSLRALQAPLGQSFGCRNASVLLAPALRLDLLHLKLQAAQLPPSGAFGPSFSCPSDQFNLLPLIIGLVSLGLLTLLLVTFCIVRRRPPAYQPL; encoded by the exons ATGGGGCCGGCTGTGGTGTTCTTGGGGGCCCTGGTGGGGCTGCTGGCTG CCCAGGGGACAGGGAACGACTGTCCTCATAAAAAGTCGGCGACTCTGCTGCCATCCTTCACGGTGACCCTGACCCCGACAGCGACAGAAAGCACAGCAAGCCCTGCGACCACGAGCCATGGAACCACCACCGCGGGCGCCACCAGCCATGAGCCCATGACGGCCACTCACCGGCCCACGACCACCCCCCGCCACGGAAACACCACGGTTCATCCAACAACGAGCAACAGCACTGCCACCAGCCCCGCCTCCAccagctccccccacccagggccaccGCCACCTCCGCCCagtcccagcccagggccccaggaggcCATAGGAGACTACACTTGGACCAACGGTTCCCAGCCCTGCGTCCGGCTCCAAGCCCGGATTCAGATCGGAGTTGTGTACCCAACCCAGGGCGGAGGAAAG GCCTGGGGCATCTCCGTACTGAACCCCAACAAAACCAAGCCCCAGGGGGACTGTGAGGGCGCCCACCCccatctgcttctctccttcccctttggACAGCTCAGCTTCGGGTTCGAGCAG GAGCCACGGCAGGGCGCGGTCTACCTGAACTACCTGGCTCTGGAATACAACGTGTCCTTCCCGCAGGCAGCGC AGTGGACCTTCTCGGGTCAGAATTCATCCCTTCGAGCTCTCCAAGCCCCCCTGGGCCAGAGCTTCGGCTGCAGAAATGCAAGCGTCCTTCTGGCGCCGGCTTTGCGCCTTGACCTGCTCCACCTGAAGCTACAGGCCGCTCAGCTGCCCCCTTCGGGGGCCTTTGGACCAA gtTTCTCTTGTCCCAGCGACCAATTCAACCTGCTGCCCCTCATCATCGGCTTGGTCTCGCTGGGCCTCCTCACCCTGCTGCTGGTTACATTCTGCATCGTCCGGAGACGCCCACCCGCCTACCAGCCCCTCTGA
- the CD68 gene encoding macrosialin isoform X1 has translation MGPAVVFLGALVGLLAGKESGLRGGPPGGAAHPLLTSLPLLKAQGTGNDCPHKKSATLLPSFTVTLTPTATESTASPATTSHGTTTAGATSHEPMTATHRPTTTPRHGNTTVHPTTSNSTATSPASTSSPHPGPPPPPPSPSPGPQEAIGDYTWTNGSQPCVRLQARIQIGVVYPTQGGGKAWGISVLNPNKTKPQGDCEGAHPHLLLSFPFGQLSFGFEQEPRQGAVYLNYLALEYNVSFPQAAQWTFSGQNSSLRALQAPLGQSFGCRNASVLLAPALRLDLLHLKLQAAQLPPSGAFGPSFSCPSDQFNLLPLIIGLVSLGLLTLLLVTFCIVRRRPPAYQPL, from the exons ATGGGGCCGGCTGTGGTGTTCTTGGGGGCCCTGGTGGGGCTGCTGGCTGGTAAGGAGAGCGGCCTGAGGGGAGGGCCCCCCGGAGGAGCTGCCCACCCGCTGCTAACCAGTCTTCCTCTGCTGAAAGCCCAGGGGACAGGGAACGACTGTCCTCATAAAAAGTCGGCGACTCTGCTGCCATCCTTCACGGTGACCCTGACCCCGACAGCGACAGAAAGCACAGCAAGCCCTGCGACCACGAGCCATGGAACCACCACCGCGGGCGCCACCAGCCATGAGCCCATGACGGCCACTCACCGGCCCACGACCACCCCCCGCCACGGAAACACCACGGTTCATCCAACAACGAGCAACAGCACTGCCACCAGCCCCGCCTCCAccagctccccccacccagggccaccGCCACCTCCGCCCagtcccagcccagggccccaggaggcCATAGGAGACTACACTTGGACCAACGGTTCCCAGCCCTGCGTCCGGCTCCAAGCCCGGATTCAGATCGGAGTTGTGTACCCAACCCAGGGCGGAGGAAAG GCCTGGGGCATCTCCGTACTGAACCCCAACAAAACCAAGCCCCAGGGGGACTGTGAGGGCGCCCACCCccatctgcttctctccttcccctttggACAGCTCAGCTTCGGGTTCGAGCAG GAGCCACGGCAGGGCGCGGTCTACCTGAACTACCTGGCTCTGGAATACAACGTGTCCTTCCCGCAGGCAGCGC AGTGGACCTTCTCGGGTCAGAATTCATCCCTTCGAGCTCTCCAAGCCCCCCTGGGCCAGAGCTTCGGCTGCAGAAATGCAAGCGTCCTTCTGGCGCCGGCTTTGCGCCTTGACCTGCTCCACCTGAAGCTACAGGCCGCTCAGCTGCCCCCTTCGGGGGCCTTTGGACCAA gtTTCTCTTGTCCCAGCGACCAATTCAACCTGCTGCCCCTCATCATCGGCTTGGTCTCGCTGGGCCTCCTCACCCTGCTGCTGGTTACATTCTGCATCGTCCGGAGACGCCCACCCGCCTACCAGCCCCTCTGA